The Amycolatopsis endophytica genome includes the window CGGCCTGGTGGTCCGAGACACGGTGCAGCCGTCACTTCGGCGACCTCGTCCGGCCCGACGCCTACGGCCGGTGGCAGCAGGGGGACCGGCAGATCGAGTGGTTCCTGGAGTACGACTTCGGCACCGAGCCCCTGGCCAAGCTTGCCCGGGAAACTGTCCGGCTACGCCGCCCTGGCGGAAGCCACCGGCATCACCACCCCAGTGCTGGTGTGGCTGCCGACCTCGCGCCGGGAGGTCAACGCCCGCCGGGTACTCGCCCGAGCTCAGGCTCAGCTGACCGAGCCGCACACCGTGCCCGTCGCGACCGCGGCGGCCGCCCTGCTCGACCCCGACGCCGCACACCCGAGCCCCGCCGACGAGGTCTGGCTTCCCCTCGACCCCGAGGGCCGTTGCGCCGACGGACACTCGCCGGCCTCGCCGACGCCTGGCCCGGCCTCCCGCCACCGGTCGCCGCGGACGACACCGCGCCCGGCCCGGTGCCGCCTCCGCCTCGCCGATGCCGCCCCCGCCACAGCGGTAGGCGCGCAGGTGTCCGCTTCAGTCAAGACGGCGGCGGTCGCGGCGGCCGTGGTGCTGCTCATTCCGGTTCTGATCGGCGCGGCCGCCGCCGGTGTGG containing:
- a CDS encoding replication-relaxation family protein, giving the protein MLWEHRVLTSHQVTALAFPSFRSGRQRLRELYLWGVVDRFQPFVTVGTAPMHYVLAPAGATVLAAEDGRDVKEMGYRHDRAFAVAHSLRLAHTVGVNEWFTTLVARARHEPGALTAWWSETRCSRHFGDLVRPDAYGRWQQGDRQIEWFLEYDFGTEPLAKLARETVRLRRPGGSHRHHHPSAGVAADLAPGGQRPPGTRPSSGSADRAAHRARRDRGGRPARPRRRTPEPRRRGLASPRPRGPLRRRTLAGLADAWPGLPPPVAADDTAPGPVPPPPRRCRPRHSGRRAGVRFSQDGGGRGGRGAAHSGSDRRGRRRCGRLPVHQRWRC